The window GAACTAGTCTCACCTATTAACAAGATTATGCAGGTGCGCAAAATAGACTTGAAGAACCGATTTTAACCTGACAATTTATGTGTGGTCACTCTTTCCTCTACCCAATGGCGAATTTACAACACTTTCTATATTTTAGTGACTTGAGAAAAAAGAACATTGGCGTAAGAAAGGGTGAATGGCAATTATAATGTTctaattgttagagtatataacgtcTTTTGGGGcttcaactatcagcttaagcttttggttgagttggtttcttgacatggtagcAGAGTTTCCTCTTGAATTGAGCCCAAATTAAACGTGACCTATTATTTTCAGATGGAGAGAATAACAAGTATCCATTCGGGAATATAAGAGTTCCGCAAAAACATACCTCAATACAATCATTGATGGAAATATGAGCATGAGGCAAATAATCGTTGTTGAACCCAAGATTTGAAAGCAACACCATATGCTCGGTATGGCAATTGCAACAACATAGGCAAGGATGAGTAGTATAGCCGTGAGGCACATAAATCGTGTCTTGTCTTCGGCTAAATCTAGCTTGCCGGGATAAATGAGTTCATTTATATTAGCTCTTAGGCAGTAATTTAACATAGGAAACACCAGCATCAGGTGAAATGCATAGCTTAACCGAACAATGACATTGATTACTGAAGCGATCACAGTATCATGACTAATCTGGTCAAAGTTCACGAGCATATCAGCGTTAACAGAATCCCCAAATAATAGATAACCGAAGAAGCCGATAGAGAAATAAAAGACAGCACATATCAAAAGGGATATCCTGATAGCCAATCTCATGTCTGATGGTTCCCCAAGCTCGGCCCTGATCGGATGAACTGCAAAATCACGTAAAATTGATTTATAACGGTGATGAAAACACTTCCATAAGCAAAACatgtttttttgtaaaaattacAAAGGCTATAAATTGTTCTCAAAAACACATACGAGCACACCATCAAGTTCTCCGAAGTCATCTATCACATTTACCATTTTCTTTGATTTACTCTTATGATGTAAACATGATGAAATCGAGTCTTAGGAAAAGGGGCTTAGATCCCTATACTAATAAATGTCCCTTAGTTTGATGGACAAAGACAAGAGTTCTTTACGTTCAGATTATAATAGATTATGTTGGAATGACTCATCAAATCATGTGTACTTCTATTTATCATTTATGTGAGgttgtaaataattatttaaggaCGGCTGCTACCAAGGGTTAATAGGAAACAACCTCGGTGTTATCGCTAACAAGAGTATGTTTACGTACATCCGACCTCTCTAAATCCCTCCTTGGTGGGAGTCACTTAATGAAATTGATATATTGAAAAATTCCCTttttaataacaaaacaaaaaaattaacaaaaaaggtGAACATTCTTTTTGACGCAGAATAAGCACCCGGTAAAGTAACTAAGAATAATTGAAACAGCCAGGAACATCATGATTCATGTACAAACATCCTTACCATTAACTTGAAACCCAAATGCAGTCACAAAAACTGGGATTGTTGTAAACAGACTATGGATGACTCCTTTATCAGAAAAATCCGGCATTAGCCTCAGGTTTTGTGTCTTTCCTTCAAATAATGCTTTTATCGCCATGAATGATGATATGACAATAAACACAGCAGCAAGAAGTATGGCAAGCAATGAAGTGTACCTAAGTGAATCTGAAtcgggaaaaaaaaaaagactaggtaagaattgaaagaaaaaacaaCACAAATCCATAAAATGTTCACTCGCGTAAGATATTGAAACTAGTGAAGCATAATTTGCTAGCTAAAtcgccttttgaattcgcaATTTGCTAAAAATGACTCAAAAATAGCCAAAAAGCTACCTAATTTGCTTTTTCCGATTTGGATTCGCGAGgcaattagcgaatcatgtgacactgaatGAAACCATTGCATAGATATAAACTACAGGGGAATTTCAGTATCAATctgatcaatgatgaagaacCTTGGAAATACTAACCTACACGACGAAATAACACCAACGGGAGGATAACAAGAAGAACAACTAAGAGAATAGCAAAGGCGCGTGAAGTCCACCAATAAAAACCGAACCATTCCTGTAGTAAACCAGTGTGTATGGCATCCCCAGATTCAGTTCCCGAAAGTACGTCACCTAAAAAAACAACATATTATTTAGAAGTCCATCACACGTAAAATGAGAGTCGAGAAACTAAAGGGACTTTGGCAATACTTGGACAAAGCAAGATAAAATGGTTAAGTGTTCTCAACATTCCATGAAAACTTCTCATATGTTAAGTCCAAAATGAAGTTCCAAGTTTTCACACGCATGTCGGAACATTGAAGATACACCAAAAGCAATTAAGAGTCCGAGTACCAAAGAAGTATTGTAGGAAAAAGTTTCATTTGTATATTTTAGGTGATGACAAGTTTTTTGGCTACgaccataaaaaagaaaatagtagATAATAAGCGTTCTAAGATGGTGAAATAGCCAATCACTACAAATCAGTTCAAGATTTCATGGCAGaatatagtgcaaaaacaagaatGCATCACCGTATCGCAACTTATAAAGATTTTTGACCATAAAATCATCTATATTGACCGTGATATCCGTTTCACAATCCTTACCGCCACCGTGACCGAAACCGTATTTTTGCACTACCCGGCGTATTTGGATTAATGATCTCTTTAATACTTACAAGTTCACACTCCACACTATTAGCATCTAAAATTCTATCTTTCCTTTTAAACACTATGTAGTCCCCAGAAGATTAAACTCTTAAAAAATAGAGATCAATGATGTGTGCCTCTAGCTCAACTAGCCACATGTTCCATAAGTTCATAACAAAAAAAGATTAAGATCGTAGTACCATCACAGTCAAGTAACAATCAAACAAAGTAGGCTGTTACATATGGACCAGCTTAGACTACCAAATACTAGTGGACAAGCTGCAATGTTGTGCCCACATAGTCATCAGTAAATTAGACTAGATACTGGAAAAATGATACCTAATTTTTATTGGAAATGATGTGAACGGCCAATGGAATTGATCTATTGGTCTATATAGCTAACTCAATCATTGGATTAAGGTTTTGTCATTGTTTATAGTTGTAAGTAGTCAAAAATCACTTGGGAATATGATAGGATACCACACCTTTACAAGGGATCATTTCAAGTTCATAAAAAGTAAAGATTACTGAAGTAAACTTGtaaaaatcctcaaaatttGAGATTATTGCTCACCTTTTTTTGGGTATTCAAACAAGCTTCCTatcccaactaccacctttaaaataatatatctagcAATCTACCATCATTATTGAAACATACTCCCTTGCTTCTAACTTCAAAGCAATTCAACCaccaaatgcaaaaaaaaaaaaatgataatctaAAGACTCATAAACTTTAATGTTTTTCTGTTGCAAGTAATTCAAACATTGAATAAACAAgtaaattatgataataataaaaaaagacatTAATGATCCAATCTTTCACCAATCCGCCATAAATAATCTCatatttggattttttttataacataCCATATTACTTACAAATATAAGGTAAAATTCTATTATTCACAACAAACTAAGGGtatatgttgaattatttaaaaaaaatttaaaggtgaGATTATCCCTGATGGATGAGCAaaatatttgattattaatgtcaaattttcaaaaaaaactcataatcaAAAGCTAcaattttaaatgataatgaTTTAGCAGCACAAAtgacaaaacaaaagaaacaacCCATAAGTTGAAAAATGTACAAACTTGGATTAGTTTGACTTACCAATAATGATCAAATAGATAATAAGACACCCAAAActtgtaataataatacaaatttgcAAAGCAAGAGAACCAAGTTTACCAAAAGATTCCCCCATTAATCCACCATATGTAGTTGATCTTCCAGAATGAGTATACCTTAACATAAACTCTCCAGTAATATCACCTATAAGTGCAATTACAAGAATAATTATTAGAGCTGGAAAAATACCCAAAACCTTAAAAGTTGCAGGAATTGAcataattccagctccaatcaTGGTGGttgatatgttaaaaattgCACTTGCAAGACTTGCCCCTTTCCTTTCTGTTGCATCTAAAGGTGATTTTATTCCCTGCAACAAAGGAATTACTACTTCTGTATCCCTCTCTTCTTTATCCAttcttttttttcctaaataatgaaattgggctgattttgttgtttttggaaTGGGTTTTTGTTGGTTGAAAAGGTGTGATGCTgtcaactttttataaatttttgaaatacttaagcaaaaaaaataattaattaaatacacTAAGTTCTAAACTTATTCCAatagtaagcgtgaaattttcaaacctgaggtttgagtcagttagtaactgcgaacagaaaaaAATAGTTGTTCCCACTTAGTAACTGGGAACAGCTATTTTAATCtattgctgttcgcagttagtaactgcgaacatgtcaaaacaggtcaaatagctgttcgcattTAGTAaatgcgaacagctattttgtcttttttgacttgttcgcagttagtaactgcgaacagccccaaaccttaggtttgggaatttcacgcttacttttggaatgagtttaaaacttagtttatttaattaattttttttcttaagtatttcaaattttccctttttattttatatcacAAATCTTAAGCGTTGGATCGGCCtgctattattaataaaaaaaaataactatcaAAAAAATGCGCGctgtataatttatttgaagttggtgttataatctattaaagttggtattttaacctattagagtatatattaaagttggtatctccaaataggttctaataccaactttaataggtttaACACCAATTCCAAATAccgattttaatagtttataataccaacttcaataggttataacaccaactttaatagattataacaccaacttcaaatagGGTCAAATGCACGCAtcagtttttatatttttctctttttctataATTGTTGGGCCTGGGTCTGGAGAGCCGTTTCTtataaagatggtctctcagGAGAGGCGCTATTATTTTATGGTCCTTGTTATCTTTGTTTTCGTAaggaatatatattaaaattaaaaaaaaaaaaaattttaaatgtttgatattattttattaaattatgaatttaatggaaaaaaaagtgaggactttgaaaactatttaaataatattagtgAAAATATATAGAACCATAAATATTAAGAGTATtaaaatatacttctattttCAGGTGATcctcttattttcttaattttaaaaatacccaaattgCACATGGCTCTACTATTTTATTTGGtccccttattttttttttaatatttgtgccTAAATTAAAGGtgacaactaaattgaattaGAGACAATACTAAAATAAGTATAGACAAGGTTAATattgtccaaaatttataatatt of the Amaranthus tricolor cultivar Red isolate AtriRed21 chromosome 6, ASM2621246v1, whole genome shotgun sequence genome contains:
- the LOC130815445 gene encoding amino acid transporter AVT6C-like isoform X1; this encodes MDKEERDTEVVIPLLQGIKSPLDATERKGASLASAIFNISTTMIGAGIMSIPATFKVLGIFPALIIILVIALIGDITGEFMLRYTHSGRSTTYGGLMGESFGKLGSLALQICIIITSFGCLIIYLIIIGDVLSGTESGDAIHTGLLQEWFGFYWWTSRAFAILLVVLLVILPLVLFRRVDSLRYTSLLAILLAAVFIVISSFMAIKALFEGKTQNLRLMPDFSDKGVIHSLFTTIPVFVTAFGFQVNVHPIRAELGEPSDMRLAIRISLLICAVFYFSIGFFGYLLFGDSVNADMLVNFDQISHDTVIASVINVIVRLSYAFHLMLVFPMLNYCLRANINELIYPGKLDLAEDKTRFMCLTAILLILAYVVAIAIPSIWCCFQILGSTTIICLMLIFPSMIVLRDIHGISSVWEKVVAVMLIIAALFASIIAMYTNLSTLTGSKAN
- the LOC130815445 gene encoding amino acid transporter AVT6C-like isoform X2, whose amino-acid sequence is MDKEERDTEVVIPLLQGIKSPLDATERKGASLASAIFNISTTMIGAGIMSIPATFKVLGIFPALIIILVIALIGDITGEFMLRYTHSGRSTTYGGLMGESFGDVLSGTESGDAIHTGLLQEWFGFYWWTSRAFAILLVVLLVILPLVLFRRVDSLRYTSLLAILLAAVFIVISSFMAIKALFEGKTQNLRLMPDFSDKGVIHSLFTTIPVFVTAFGFQVNVHPIRAELGEPSDMRLAIRISLLICAVFYFSIGFFGYLLFGDSVNADMLVNFDQISHDTVIASVINVIVRLSYAFHLMLVFPMLNYCLRANINELIYPGKLDLAEDKTRFMCLTAILLILAYVVAIAIPSIWCCFQILGSTTIICLMLIFPSMIVLRDIHGISSVWEKVVAVMLIIAALFASIIAMYTNLSTLTGSKAN